In Macrobrachium nipponense isolate FS-2020 chromosome 25, ASM1510439v2, whole genome shotgun sequence, one genomic interval encodes:
- the LOC135199096 gene encoding high mobility group nucleosome-binding domain-containing protein 5-like, with product MEKQKELELKVQEGIGKTGMDEGKQDGKEELIEGRGKTGIDEGPGRWKTGIDDGTGRIEERNCNERVQEDENRIDEGTGDGKTGIDRGYRNMENRERNGGNGWKGYRKIEEEWDEGKEDGKQELMKWVQEMEKGIDGKEDGKQELMRVQEDGKEEWMRVQEDGKQELMRVQEDRKEELMRVQEDGKQELNCRDKEDGKQNWMRVTGRWKNRLMEGYRKMEKKGIAEGGTGDGKQGM from the exons atggaaaaacaaaaggaattggAATTGAAGGTACAGGAAGGGATTGGAAAAACAGGAATGGATGAGGGTAAACaggatggaaaagaggaattgATTGAGG GAAGAGGGAAAACAGGAATTGATGAGGGTCCAGGAAGATGGAAAACAGGAATTGATGATGGTACAGGAAGAATAGAAGAGAGGAATTGTAATGAGAGGGTACAGGAAGATGAAAACAGAATTGATGAGGGTACAGGAGATGGAAAAACAGGAATTGATCGAGGGTACAGGAATATGGAAAACAGGGAAAGGAATGGAGG GAATGGATGGAAGGGTTACAGGAAGATAGAAGAGGAATGGGATGAAGGCAAGGAAGATGGAAAACAGGAATTGATGAAGTGGGTACAGGAGATGGAAAAAGGAATTGATGGAAAG GAAGATGGAAAACAGGAATTGATGAGGGTACAGGAAGATGGAAAAGAGGAATGGATGAGGGTACAGGAAGATGGAAAACAGGAATTGATGAGGGTACAGGAAGATAGAAAAGAGGAATTGATGAGGGTACAGGAAGATGGAAAACAGGAATTGAATTGCAGGGACAAGGAAGATGGAAAACAGAATTGGATGAGGGTTACAGGAAGATGGAAAAACAGATTGATGGAGGGTTacaggaagatggaaaaaaaaggaattgcTGAGGGGGGTACAGGAGATGGAAAACAAGGAATGTGA